Proteins found in one Aneurinibacillus uraniidurans genomic segment:
- a CDS encoding cobalt-precorrin-5B (C(1))-methyltransferase encodes MTAQEEKPLRHGYTTGANATAATKAALLSLLEKRAVTDVEILLPIGDCVSFMMEQVTLADEYAVAEVIKDGGDDPDATHQARIVATVSWRNELGIELEGGVGVGRVTKPGLPVPVGEAAINPVPRRMIMGTAEEVLAEYGINRGIRIIISVPDGEEIAKKTLNARLGILGGISILGTRGTVVPFSTAAFKASIARAVKVAIACGCDHLIITTGGRSEKYAIQELYPDYPEEAFIEMGDFVGFTLKMCRNFGAKKVTLVGMMGKFSKVAQGVMMVHSKSAPINFDFLAEVAARASASDEMVAQVRNANTASEVGDMMREQGNTAFFSELCRAICESSLREAEGTFDVEAVLITMKSELLGRELVECSK; translated from the coding sequence ATGACGGCACAGGAGGAAAAGCCGCTCCGACACGGCTATACGACAGGGGCAAATGCAACAGCAGCTACGAAAGCGGCTCTCCTCTCTCTGCTGGAAAAACGTGCAGTAACGGACGTGGAGATTCTGCTTCCAATAGGAGATTGTGTCTCGTTCATGATGGAGCAGGTGACGCTTGCTGATGAATATGCAGTAGCGGAAGTGATCAAAGACGGGGGAGATGACCCGGATGCTACGCATCAAGCCCGTATTGTGGCAACCGTCAGCTGGCGTAATGAACTAGGCATTGAACTAGAAGGTGGCGTTGGAGTAGGCCGGGTAACGAAGCCTGGTCTGCCCGTTCCGGTCGGAGAAGCGGCGATTAATCCAGTACCGCGTCGGATGATTATGGGGACCGCAGAGGAAGTCCTGGCGGAGTACGGAATAAACCGGGGGATTCGTATTATCATCTCAGTTCCGGACGGAGAAGAAATCGCTAAAAAAACGCTGAACGCACGGCTTGGCATTCTCGGCGGGATCTCGATTCTTGGCACGCGTGGCACGGTCGTTCCGTTCTCAACAGCAGCTTTCAAAGCAAGTATTGCCCGAGCGGTTAAGGTGGCGATTGCATGTGGCTGTGACCATTTGATTATTACGACAGGTGGGCGAAGTGAGAAGTATGCCATACAGGAATTGTATCCGGATTACCCGGAAGAAGCGTTTATCGAGATGGGTGATTTTGTTGGGTTCACGCTTAAAATGTGCCGAAATTTTGGGGCCAAAAAAGTAACGCTTGTTGGAATGATGGGCAAGTTTTCTAAAGTTGCACAAGGCGTGATGATGGTGCATTCCAAAAGTGCGCCGATTAACTTCGATTTTCTGGCGGAAGTAGCGGCTCGTGCTAGTGCGTCAGACGAGATGGTTGCGCAGGTGCGGAATGCAAACACAGCTTCTGAAGTAGGTGACATGATGCGGGAACAAGGAAATACAGCCTTCTTTAGCGAGTTGTGCCGGGCCATCTGTGAATCGTCACTGCGTGAAGCAGAAGGGACTTTTGATGTGGAAGCAGTGCTCATCACGATGAAGAGCGAACTGTTAGGAAGGGAGCTAGTAGAGTGCAGCAAGTAA
- a CDS encoding precorrin-8X methylmutase yields MDFHTEFKPLTVQPQEIESKSFEMITEELGEHPFTADQYPVVQRVIHASADFELGRSMVFHRDAIESGIKAIREGRKVVADVQMVQVGISKPRIEKFGGSVHVYISDKDVMEEAKRLNTTRAIISMRKAIKEAEGGIFVIGNAPTALLELIRLVKEGEARPGLVIGVPVGFVSAAESKEELAKMDIPFITNIGRKGGSPVAVAALNALTILAEKRG; encoded by the coding sequence ATGGATTTTCATACAGAATTTAAACCACTTACGGTTCAACCGCAAGAAATTGAAAGCAAAAGCTTTGAGATGATCACAGAGGAACTGGGCGAGCATCCATTTACCGCTGACCAGTATCCTGTTGTACAGCGTGTTATCCATGCATCTGCTGACTTTGAACTTGGACGTAGTATGGTGTTCCATCGGGATGCGATTGAGTCCGGGATTAAAGCGATCCGTGAAGGACGTAAAGTAGTAGCGGATGTGCAGATGGTACAGGTCGGCATCAGCAAGCCGCGTATCGAAAAATTCGGTGGCAGTGTACATGTATATATCTCAGACAAGGACGTTATGGAAGAAGCAAAGCGTCTGAATACAACAAGAGCAATTATCTCCATGCGTAAAGCAATTAAAGAAGCAGAAGGCGGCATTTTTGTGATCGGGAATGCACCAACTGCCCTTCTTGAGCTCATCCGTCTTGTCAAAGAAGGGGAAGCGCGTCCGGGTCTTGTGATCGGCGTTCCAGTTGGATTCGTATCGGCGGCAGAGTCTAAAGAAGAGCTGGCGAAAATGGACATTCCATTCATTACGAATATCGGACGGAAAGGCGGAAGTCCTGTTGCCGTTGCAGCCCTGAACGCCCTGACCATTCTCGCGGAAAAGAGAGGCTAA
- the cobK gene encoding precorrin-6A reductase has protein sequence MILMLAGTSDARELALQIQDAGYELLTTVVTESAAKSMTEAGIPVRIGRLNADEIAAVVVEQGFQAIVDASHPFAEEASRSALEGAAAAGVPYIRYERKSVEEPTHPLVTVVPDYESAAEEAAQRGGVVMLTTGSKTLQVFVERLRDVPGLTLIARMLPRRDNMEKCEQLGVEQKHIIAMQGPFSKELNIALYRQYGVTLMITKESGKVGSVDEKLEAALELGIPTILIARPKIDYGTVFSEFDAVLTALHTKIREEII, from the coding sequence ATGATTTTGATGTTGGCAGGAACGAGTGATGCGCGGGAGCTGGCACTTCAGATACAAGATGCCGGGTATGAGCTGCTTACGACGGTTGTGACGGAGAGTGCGGCGAAAAGCATGACAGAGGCTGGGATTCCGGTGCGGATAGGCCGCCTGAATGCAGACGAGATTGCGGCAGTAGTCGTAGAGCAGGGGTTTCAAGCGATCGTGGATGCGAGCCATCCGTTCGCAGAAGAAGCATCACGTAGCGCATTAGAAGGGGCTGCTGCTGCAGGTGTACCGTACATTCGCTACGAGCGAAAATCGGTCGAAGAGCCGACACATCCACTTGTAACGGTTGTTCCCGATTACGAATCTGCCGCAGAGGAAGCGGCACAGCGCGGTGGCGTGGTGATGCTGACAACGGGAAGCAAGACGCTGCAGGTATTCGTAGAACGATTGCGAGACGTGCCGGGTCTAACGCTCATTGCCCGGATGCTGCCGCGTCGTGACAACATGGAAAAGTGTGAGCAATTAGGTGTAGAGCAGAAGCATATCATTGCGATGCAGGGGCCATTTTCTAAGGAATTAAACATTGCTCTCTATCGGCAATACGGAGTCACACTGATGATCACGAAAGAAAGCGGAAAAGTCGGCTCCGTAGATGAGAAGTTGGAAGCAGCATTGGAACTGGGCATTCCGACGATCCTCATTGCCCGGCCAAAGATTGATTACGGAACGGTATTCTCAGAGTTTGATGCCGTACTTACGGCTTTACATACTAAAATCAGGGAGGAAATAATCTAA
- a CDS encoding response regulator transcription factor: protein MNKPIRILIADDQTLMREGLKTILELEDDIEVIGTPDDGKKAYEMVAQHRPDVVLMDVRMPVMDGIESTRLIKKEFPETVILILTTFAEDAYIIEGLANGASGFLLKDIHGDRLISSIRDAACGQLLLPSIIATKLATRLSQLSSQAQHEINTEKLRQEGIEFSTREKEIAHLMLKGFSNRQIAKALFISEGTVKNYISIIYSKIGTNERTKAIMYIQTLGIEESNTQ from the coding sequence ATGAATAAACCCATTCGCATTCTGATCGCTGACGATCAAACATTAATGCGTGAAGGACTTAAAACCATATTGGAATTAGAAGATGATATCGAAGTCATTGGAACACCCGATGATGGAAAAAAAGCATATGAAATGGTAGCCCAGCACCGCCCCGACGTTGTTTTGATGGATGTACGAATGCCTGTCATGGATGGAATCGAAAGCACTCGTCTGATCAAAAAAGAATTCCCTGAGACTGTTATTCTTATTCTTACTACATTTGCTGAAGATGCCTATATCATAGAAGGTCTTGCGAATGGAGCCAGCGGATTTCTATTAAAAGATATTCACGGAGATCGATTAATCTCTTCCATTCGAGATGCAGCTTGCGGCCAGCTCTTGCTCCCTTCCATCATTGCCACCAAACTTGCAACCCGACTCTCTCAACTTTCTTCCCAAGCCCAACACGAGATCAATACCGAAAAACTACGCCAGGAAGGCATCGAATTTTCCACACGCGAAAAAGAAATTGCCCATCTTATGCTCAAGGGCTTCAGTAATCGGCAAATTGCCAAGGCCCTGTTCATCAGTGAAGGTACAGTAAAGAATTATATCAGCATTATTTACAGCAAAATCGGTACAAATGAACGGACAAAAGCCATTATGTATATTCAAACCCTTGGCATTGAAGAATCCAATACTCAGTAA
- the cobI gene encoding precorrin-2 C(20)-methyltransferase produces the protein MSKMATGTLYGVGVGPGDPELITVKAYRLMKESPVIAYPRKRKGSKSYAYQIVESYIDQSQKEMLGLVFPMTKDPDILEREWTQTVEAVYERLAQGKDVAFVTEGDPMLYSTFIHMMRLMQEKHPEVRIVSIPGISSVNGAASRLGLPLADGDEHVAIIPATADRDEMKQALISHDCVVFIKVAKVIDVMIDVLGELNLLPNASVITKVTSGEEVVWNNVAELKGLELEYLTLMVVRK, from the coding sequence ATGAGTAAGATGGCAACAGGTACATTATATGGGGTCGGTGTTGGACCGGGCGACCCGGAACTGATTACGGTGAAGGCGTATCGCTTGATGAAAGAATCTCCGGTTATTGCCTATCCGCGCAAGCGCAAGGGCAGCAAAAGCTATGCCTATCAAATTGTGGAGAGCTACATTGATCAGTCACAAAAAGAAATGCTTGGTCTGGTGTTTCCGATGACGAAAGACCCGGATATTTTGGAGCGGGAATGGACGCAAACGGTAGAAGCAGTGTATGAGCGTCTGGCTCAGGGCAAGGATGTTGCGTTCGTAACGGAAGGCGATCCGATGCTGTATAGCACATTCATCCATATGATGCGACTGATGCAGGAGAAGCATCCAGAAGTACGCATCGTATCCATACCGGGCATTTCCTCGGTGAACGGTGCCGCGTCTCGTCTTGGCCTGCCGCTTGCGGACGGGGATGAGCATGTCGCGATCATTCCGGCAACAGCGGATCGAGATGAGATGAAACAAGCGCTTATTAGCCACGACTGTGTTGTGTTTATTAAAGTCGCTAAAGTGATTGATGTCATGATTGATGTGCTAGGAGAACTCAACCTGTTGCCGAATGCATCTGTAATTACAAAGGTAACGTCAGGTGAGGAAGTCGTCTGGAATAACGTGGCGGAGCTTAAAGGGCTTGAGCTTGAATACTTAACGTTAATGGTGGTGAGAAAATAA
- a CDS encoding sirohydrochlorin chelatase codes for MDAILFVGHGSRDPQGNEEISAFVEQIKERIGVPIIETCFLEFAAPDIAQGLAACVERGATKVAVIPMMLLPAGHSKLHIPAALDVARKQYPHVQFIYGRPIGIHEEVLHIIEERLMETGFDPAQQADDTAVLLVGRGSSDPDANSEVYKLSRLLWERLHVKWVETCFIGVTDPNVEEGIARCLALGAKRVILVPYLLFTGILMKRMETKLDAFRAQYTDREFVMTAYFGFHEGLKTIFEDRVAEALADDVKMNCDVCQYRLFAVEHLDLHHDHDHDHGHHHHHHHGDHDHHDHDHHDHHHHDEKGSVES; via the coding sequence ATGGACGCAATATTATTCGTTGGCCACGGGAGTCGTGATCCGCAGGGGAATGAGGAAATTTCCGCATTTGTAGAGCAGATCAAAGAACGGATCGGGGTTCCGATTATTGAAACGTGTTTTCTGGAGTTTGCTGCCCCAGACATTGCCCAGGGGCTGGCAGCTTGTGTAGAGCGTGGCGCGACAAAGGTAGCAGTCATCCCGATGATGCTTCTTCCAGCCGGACACTCGAAGCTACATATTCCAGCGGCATTGGATGTAGCACGCAAGCAGTATCCGCATGTACAGTTCATCTACGGGCGTCCAATCGGAATTCACGAAGAAGTACTGCATATTATAGAGGAACGACTGATGGAGACAGGCTTCGATCCGGCACAACAGGCGGATGATACAGCGGTTCTACTCGTTGGACGCGGCAGTAGTGACCCTGATGCGAATAGTGAGGTATATAAGCTATCCCGTCTGCTCTGGGAACGCCTACATGTAAAATGGGTGGAAACGTGCTTTATTGGGGTAACCGATCCGAACGTAGAGGAAGGAATTGCACGTTGTCTGGCACTCGGTGCGAAGCGCGTCATTCTCGTTCCGTATTTGCTCTTTACGGGCATTTTGATGAAGAGAATGGAAACGAAACTGGATGCATTCCGTGCACAATATACGGATCGGGAGTTTGTGATGACCGCTTATTTTGGGTTTCATGAAGGGCTGAAGACGATTTTTGAGGACCGGGTGGCGGAAGCGCTGGCAGACGACGTGAAGATGAACTGTGATGTGTGTCAGTACCGTCTATTTGCGGTGGAGCACCTGGATCTACATCACGACCATGATCATGATCACGGCCATCACCACCATCATCATCACGGTGATCATGACCACCACGACCACGATCATCATGATCACCACCATCATGATGAGAAGGGGTCGGTAGAATCATGA
- a CDS encoding sensor histidine kinase: MRRAYTCLSILFILILLPFSLAGCSPSTASHHPTVKQGVLDLRDWDLEQKGTVSLNGEWQFYWRQLRDTPDSIPSHFITVPYVWNGYEWNGQKLPGEGYATFIATIRLNPAEKDKLLALYVPDVYTAYRLLLNGKQISENGVVGTSKQTMKPYYMPRLVYFRPETDTLVLTMQISNFVHKNGGMWNEMLVGDAQTLADWKEHSIIVQALLIASLFILGVYHLTIYAIRRKDLPSFYFGLFSFMLSIRATMQENMFLFQLFPNFNWELSKKIEYIILFLGLAVLCLLIQSLYPQEIKKRVVQIIQIICSFFACIAIVTPASIYTRVASIHYNFMLITIVYLMYVLILAVIRKRPFSYINCFVAIFFMITVALDILYYNQIIPYGNFTTFGLLIFTSVQSINLSITFARGFSRVEQMTGELKELNETLELRVQERTQSLEHSLREVARARAEMSIMEERSRIAGDIHDIVGHTLTTTVIQIEAGKRLLSKDLPRALEKLELSQELVRNGLNEIRRAIRIDQEDEEQFVFPGVLYHLVAETEKHTGVKIDTVIEPLPSLTLPQKKFIYHTLKEGLTNGIRHGQSNHFIFTMERRGAMLHLTLKDNGTGTSEIEYGFGLTTMQNRAQKLDGQLMIFSEPGKGCRLSVSLPIVQTSK, encoded by the coding sequence ATGAGACGAGCTTACACTTGCCTTTCGATCTTGTTCATTCTTATTCTTCTCCCATTTAGTCTCGCAGGCTGCTCACCTTCTACAGCTTCTCACCATCCTACTGTAAAGCAAGGGGTACTTGATTTGCGCGACTGGGATCTGGAGCAAAAAGGGACCGTTAGTTTGAATGGGGAATGGCAATTTTACTGGAGACAGCTGCGTGATACACCAGATTCTATTCCCTCACATTTTATTACCGTTCCCTATGTGTGGAACGGGTACGAATGGAATGGACAGAAACTCCCCGGTGAAGGCTATGCAACCTTTATCGCAACCATACGACTTAATCCTGCAGAAAAAGATAAACTACTCGCCCTTTATGTTCCTGATGTCTACACGGCCTATCGACTTCTACTTAACGGCAAGCAAATCTCAGAAAATGGAGTCGTCGGGACGTCCAAACAAACGATGAAGCCGTACTACATGCCGCGTCTTGTTTACTTTCGTCCGGAAACAGATACGCTTGTCCTTACCATGCAAATCTCTAACTTCGTACATAAAAATGGGGGCATGTGGAATGAGATGCTAGTAGGGGACGCGCAAACACTCGCCGACTGGAAGGAACATAGCATAATCGTTCAAGCCCTGCTTATCGCAAGCTTATTTATTCTCGGTGTTTATCATTTGACGATATATGCCATCCGGCGCAAAGATCTGCCTTCTTTCTATTTCGGGCTATTCTCTTTTATGCTTAGCATTCGTGCTACCATGCAAGAAAATATGTTTTTGTTTCAGCTGTTTCCCAACTTTAACTGGGAGCTCTCAAAAAAAATCGAATATATTATTCTTTTTCTTGGGCTTGCGGTACTTTGTCTGCTCATTCAATCGCTTTATCCGCAAGAAATTAAAAAACGTGTGGTACAAATTATCCAGATTATTTGCTCTTTCTTTGCCTGTATCGCCATTGTAACACCTGCTAGTATTTATACTCGAGTCGCTTCGATTCACTACAATTTCATGCTGATTACGATTGTTTATCTCATGTACGTTCTAATCCTTGCTGTTATTCGTAAACGACCGTTCAGTTATATCAATTGTTTCGTCGCGATCTTCTTCATGATTACCGTTGCCCTTGATATTCTGTATTACAATCAGATCATTCCATACGGAAATTTCACAACATTTGGACTGCTAATTTTCACTTCTGTTCAATCGATCAATCTTTCCATCACATTTGCTCGTGGCTTCTCCCGAGTCGAACAGATGACAGGAGAATTAAAAGAACTCAATGAAACTCTGGAATTGCGTGTCCAAGAACGAACACAGTCCCTCGAGCATTCCCTTCGTGAAGTTGCCCGAGCACGTGCCGAGATGTCCATCATGGAGGAACGAAGCCGTATTGCAGGAGATATTCATGACATTGTCGGTCATACATTGACAACAACTGTTATCCAGATTGAAGCCGGGAAACGATTACTCTCAAAAGACCTGCCGCGTGCTCTTGAAAAATTAGAACTGTCACAGGAGCTTGTACGAAATGGGCTAAATGAGATCCGCCGGGCCATTCGAATTGATCAGGAGGATGAAGAACAATTTGTATTTCCAGGTGTTTTATATCATCTTGTTGCGGAGACAGAAAAACATACGGGAGTAAAAATTGATACGGTGATTGAACCACTTCCCTCTTTGACACTTCCCCAGAAAAAGTTTATTTATCACACTCTTAAAGAAGGATTAACGAACGGAATCCGCCACGGGCAAAGCAATCATTTTATTTTCACGATGGAACGACGGGGAGCCATGCTGCACCTGACGTTAAAAGATAACGGAACAGGGACCTCAGAGATTGAATATGGATTTGGTCTGACAACCATGCAGAATCGTGCGCAAAAATTGGATGGGCAGCTCATGATTTTTTCTGAACCTGGGAAAGGCTGTCGGTTGTCTGTCAGTCTGCCAATCGTGCAGACAAGTAAATAA
- the cobJ gene encoding precorrin-3B C(17)-methyltransferase: MKRGKLLLIGFGPGSEAHLTMRARTAIEECEVILGYTTYVDLIRGLLRDEQVVMQAGMTEEVGRAQEAVRQAEQGKVVGVISSGDAGVYGMAGLVYEVLMEKGWTEADGVEVEVVPGISAINSCASLLGAPVMHDACTISLSDHLTPWELIAKRIDAAGAADFVIALYNPKSGRRTRQIEEAQRILLQYRSPDTPVGLVKSAYRDRQSVVVTTLADMLNHDIGMLTTVIIGNNSTCLYDGKMITPRGYQRKYTLGSEKQTLAPHQRLREENEPWALHSMDEQSGTEAIQSAPEQKREQVESLSARALADEALGCLYGVKESVAVASPSGFVQEQIFEFAVSPGVANKKLSAAQMMLLAGIVGERGSMDYTPDHQFRISLPTANPDEVVSRLREAGLLVLPVGNVITVKACDFCDGEKTDPIPYADEIQALLGGMDVPKEMKIGFNGCGMACYGAVKEDIGIVFRQGKFDLFLGAKTVGRTAHAGQPVAEGIEPAEIVGLLERIIAVYKEQGHPNERFHKFFKRIKQIEGFVYEEVPIPVLAEAACGE; this comes from the coding sequence ATGAAACGAGGAAAACTGCTGCTGATTGGATTTGGTCCAGGAAGTGAAGCACATCTGACTATGCGAGCGCGGACTGCGATTGAAGAATGTGAAGTAATCCTGGGGTATACGACATACGTCGATTTGATTCGTGGATTGCTGCGGGACGAGCAAGTTGTTATGCAAGCCGGGATGACTGAGGAAGTAGGTCGGGCACAGGAAGCGGTGCGCCAGGCGGAACAGGGCAAAGTAGTAGGCGTAATCTCCAGTGGGGACGCCGGGGTATATGGAATGGCTGGACTCGTCTATGAAGTGCTTATGGAAAAAGGCTGGACGGAAGCTGATGGGGTTGAAGTAGAAGTTGTGCCGGGCATCTCGGCGATTAATTCATGTGCATCCTTGCTTGGGGCGCCGGTTATGCATGATGCATGTACGATCAGTCTAAGTGACCATCTAACACCATGGGAGTTAATTGCAAAGCGGATTGATGCTGCAGGTGCGGCAGATTTTGTTATCGCTTTATATAATCCGAAAAGCGGACGCCGGACGCGCCAGATTGAGGAAGCGCAGCGTATTTTGCTGCAATATCGTTCCCCGGATACTCCGGTTGGGCTCGTGAAGAGTGCGTATCGGGATCGTCAGTCAGTAGTTGTGACGACATTAGCTGACATGCTTAATCATGATATCGGGATGCTAACAACTGTCATTATCGGAAATAACTCAACATGCTTGTATGACGGTAAAATGATCACGCCGCGTGGCTATCAGCGCAAGTATACGCTTGGCTCGGAGAAACAAACGTTAGCACCGCATCAGCGCTTGCGAGAAGAAAATGAGCCGTGGGCACTGCACAGCATGGATGAGCAGTCAGGAACAGAAGCGATACAGTCTGCACCTGAACAAAAACGGGAGCAGGTGGAATCCCTTTCCGCTCGGGCGCTAGCAGATGAAGCACTTGGGTGCTTGTATGGTGTAAAAGAGTCCGTTGCTGTTGCATCTCCTTCTGGCTTTGTACAAGAGCAGATTTTTGAATTCGCAGTTTCACCTGGAGTGGCGAATAAGAAGCTGAGTGCGGCACAGATGATGCTGCTTGCCGGGATTGTCGGAGAACGGGGCTCGATGGATTACACGCCGGATCATCAGTTCCGCATTAGCCTGCCAACCGCAAATCCGGATGAAGTCGTTAGTCGTCTTCGTGAGGCAGGCTTGCTCGTACTGCCAGTTGGGAATGTCATTACGGTAAAAGCATGTGATTTCTGTGACGGGGAGAAGACGGACCCGATTCCATATGCAGACGAGATACAGGCACTGCTTGGTGGAATGGATGTGCCAAAAGAAATGAAAATTGGCTTTAACGGCTGTGGCATGGCGTGCTATGGCGCGGTTAAAGAGGATATCGGTATTGTGTTCCGACAGGGAAAATTTGACCTGTTCTTAGGGGCAAAGACAGTGGGACGGACCGCACATGCGGGGCAGCCTGTAGCGGAAGGGATTGAACCGGCTGAGATTGTTGGGCTGCTGGAACGAATTATTGCCGTCTATAAAGAACAGGGACATCCGAATGAACGTTTCCACAAGTTTTTCAAGCGGATCAAACAGATCGAAGGCTTCGTCTATGAGGAAGTGCCGATTCCGGTGCTGGCAGAAGCTGCGTGTGGAGAATAG
- the cbiE gene encoding precorrin-6y C5,15-methyltransferase (decarboxylating) subunit CbiE, which yields MQQVIKVIGIGDSGVDSLLPLYRTWVEESELLVGGERHLSFFPDYTGEKLAVKGGLAALVERIRESGKKTVVLASGDPLFYGIGSYLAKKLPVEVYPGLSSVQEAFARMQESWQDCTFLSVHGRSMRGLAQKIDGREKVCVLTDETNSPAVIAEYLLSFGMTEYRAFVAENLGGTEERTGWYTLEEMAEQEFAPLNIVVLKRTVPGPAWPLGVSDEEFAQRKPDKGLITKKEVRILSLAALGLRSDSTVWDIGTCTGSMAIEAARICRDGQVFAIEKNEADLENCRTNMKKFRTDFVTVHGKAPQGIEEFADPDAVFIGGSGGEMKELLHICCTRLKQGGRIVLNAATIETLYEAMKTFEEEGFETAVTLTQISRSKPILHMNRFEGLNPIYIITAKHREDE from the coding sequence GTGCAGCAAGTAATTAAAGTCATCGGAATCGGAGACAGCGGGGTAGACAGTTTGCTTCCGTTGTATCGGACATGGGTTGAGGAGAGCGAGTTGCTTGTTGGTGGGGAACGCCATCTATCGTTTTTTCCGGACTATACAGGTGAAAAGCTGGCGGTCAAAGGCGGGCTTGCCGCACTTGTAGAGCGAATTCGGGAGTCTGGCAAAAAAACAGTCGTATTGGCATCCGGTGACCCGCTATTCTATGGCATCGGATCATACTTGGCAAAGAAGCTTCCTGTTGAGGTTTATCCGGGTCTTAGTTCGGTTCAAGAAGCATTCGCTCGCATGCAGGAAAGCTGGCAGGACTGTACATTCCTCAGTGTGCACGGGCGCAGCATGCGCGGGCTAGCACAGAAAATTGACGGACGTGAGAAGGTATGTGTACTGACGGATGAGACAAACAGTCCAGCCGTTATTGCGGAGTACTTGCTATCGTTTGGCATGACCGAATACCGGGCTTTTGTGGCGGAGAATCTTGGAGGCACTGAGGAGCGCACAGGATGGTATACACTCGAGGAGATGGCGGAACAGGAATTCGCACCGCTTAATATCGTTGTATTGAAGCGTACAGTACCGGGTCCCGCGTGGCCGCTTGGTGTTTCAGACGAAGAATTTGCGCAGCGCAAGCCGGATAAAGGACTCATTACGAAGAAAGAAGTGCGCATACTCAGTCTCGCAGCACTCGGTCTACGATCAGACAGTACGGTATGGGACATCGGCACGTGCACAGGCTCTATGGCGATTGAAGCAGCCCGTATTTGTCGGGACGGCCAGGTGTTTGCGATTGAGAAGAATGAAGCCGATCTTGAGAACTGTCGGACGAATATGAAGAAGTTCCGAACGGATTTTGTAACCGTACACGGCAAGGCACCGCAGGGAATTGAAGAATTCGCTGATCCGGATGCGGTATTTATCGGCGGCAGTGGTGGCGAGATGAAAGAGCTGCTGCATATCTGTTGTACCCGCTTGAAGCAGGGAGGGCGCATCGTGCTGAATGCAGCGACGATTGAGACGCTGTATGAAGCGATGAAAACTTTCGAAGAAGAAGGGTTCGAAACAGCGGTGACACTGACGCAAATCTCACGCAGTAAGCCTATTTTACATATGAATCGGTTTGAGGGATTGAACCCGATCTATATCATAACCGCGAAGCACAGAGAGGATGAGTAA